From Enoplosus armatus isolate fEnoArm2 chromosome 23, fEnoArm2.hap1, whole genome shotgun sequence, a single genomic window includes:
- the htr2cl1 gene encoding 5-hydroxytryptamine (serotonin) receptor 2C, G protein-coupled-like 1 codes for MGGPARALLGGFSTTTSSLEVGGRMAWPSNNPLDLNLNQTQSWGIGLGGSGGGAAAMSAGLDNFTQESVTRAVMKEKNWPALLILVIIALTIGGNILVILAVSLEKKLQNATNFFLRSLAVADMLVGILVMPISLINILYDYAWPLPSALCPIWIYLDVLFSTASIMHLCAISLDRYVAIRNPIEHSRFNSRTKAMMKIAAVWTISIGVSMPIPVIGLHNEDKVFVNGSCVLNEERFMLIGSFVAFFIPLVIMVVTYCLTIQVLQRQATVFLCEAKTSSQQPLHTPAMTNTLQLPQINTLAPSDSQELKPPPPQSRRNTLSCLKGAEPSILLSAKAPDSISIIPSSEVASQLSSPAAGPSKSDTSGCHGRRGMMQAIKNERRASKVLGIVFFLFLIMWCPFFITNVTFVLCRGSCNESLLHDLLNVFVWVGYISSGVNPLVYTLFNKTYRRAFSSYIRCQYKVGANAAGQSCKTLLVPPPCPSHAVTPLLMGSHGKAGMDRNSNCRNGGRGDNGRLTVDPEDMTDDETQIGIVSQSLSECHNIGVVSETEPETEVEQELSLISYSPASREHTSSV; via the exons ATGGGCGGCCCAGCGAGGGCTCTTCTTGGCGGGTTCAGCACCACCACTTCTTCCCTGGAGGTTGGAGGTCGGATGGCTTGGCCAAGCAACAACCCCCtggacctgaacctgaaccaaACCCAGTCATGGGGGATAGGCCTTGGAGGCAGCGGTGGAGGTGCGGCAGCCATGAGTGCAGGTCTGGACAATTTTACCCAGGAATCCGTCACCAGGGCGGtgatgaaagagaaaaactgGCCGGCGCTGCTCATACTCGTCATCATCGCGCTGACGATCGGTGGCAACATCCTAGTGATCCTGGCGGTGTCACTGGAGAAGAAGCTCCAAAACGCCACCAACTTCTTCCTGAGGTCACTGGCCGTGGCGGACATGCTCGTAGGCATCCTGGTCATGCCAATCTCCCTCATAAACATCCTCTATG ACTACGCCTGGCCTCTCCCCAGCGCTCTGTGTCCGATCTGGATCTACCTGGACGTGTTGTTCTCCACCGCCTCCATCATGCACCTGTGTGCCATCTCGCTGGACCGCTACGTCGCCATCCGCAACCCCATAGAGCACAGCCGCTTCAACTCCAGAACCAAAGCCATGATGAAGATCGCCGCTGTCTGGACCATATCTATAG GTGTGTCGATGCCTATTCCAGTGATCGGCCTCCACAACGAGGACAAGGTCTTCGTCAACGGCAGCTGTGTCCTCAACGAGGAACGCTTCATGCTGATTGGCTCCTTCGTGGCCTTCTTCATCCCACTGGTCATCATGGTGGTGACGTACTGCCTCACCATTCAG gtgCTCCAGAGGCAGGCCACTGTCTTCCTGTGCGAGGCAAAGACTTCCTCCCAGCAGCCTTTGCACACACCAGcaatgacaaatacattgcaGCTTCCTCAGATCAACACACTCGCCCCGTCAGACTCACAAG AGTTAAAGCCCCCGCCTCCTCAGAGCAGACGAAACACCTTGAGCTGTCTTAAAGGAGCAGAGCCCAGCATACTGCTCAGCGCCAAGGCGCCAGACAGCATAAGCATCATTCCCAGCTCTGAGGTGGCGTCTCAGCTCAGCTCGCCGGCCGCGGGGCCATCGAAGAGCGACACGTCGGGATGCCACGGGCGACGGGGGATGATGCAGGCCATAAAGAACGAGAGGCGGGCCTCCAAG GTCCTGGGAatcgtcttcttcctcttcctcatcatgtGGTGTCCCTTCTTCATCACCAACGTCACCTTCGTCCTGTGCCGGGGCTCCTGCAACGAGTCGCTGCTTCATGACCTCCTCAACGTATTCGTCTGGGTGGGCTACATCTCCTCCGGAGTCAACCCTCTGGTCTACACCCTCTTCAATAAGACCTACAGGAGAGCGTTCTCCAGCTACATCAGGTGTCAGTACAAAGTGGGGGCCAACGCAGCTGGACAGAGTTGCAAAACCCTCCTGGTCCCCCCACCGTGCCCGTCGCACGCCGTGACCCCTCTTCTGATGGGCAGTCACGGGAAAGCAGGCATGGACCGCAATAGTAACTGTCGCAACGGCGGTAGGGGGGACAACGGGAGGCTGACAGTCGACCCGGAGGACATGACAGATGACGAGACACAAATCGGAATAGTGTCGCAGAGCCTCTCCGAATGCCACAACATCGGCGTGGTTTCGGAAACGGAGCCGGAAactgaggtggagcaggagcTGTCGCTCATCAGCTACAGCCCCGCCTCCAGAGAACACACAAGCAGCGTGTGA